Proteins from a single region of Dysosmobacter acutus:
- a CDS encoding prolyl-tRNA synthetase associated domain-containing protein, whose translation MDLVEQRQNRGGEELLALLERLGIRYALYEHEAFFTVEEAQSRGLVMPGLNLKCLLIKDKKTLRFYLVVLEDHRQLDGRHFAKSTGWRRPTFAGEEELYEKLGLTPGSVSPLGLVNNQGHDVVLVLERAVLNAGDQELLNFHPCRNTATMGIRKRDFLRLVEELGNPVVWERKEPR comes from the coding sequence ATGGACCTTGTGGAGCAGCGGCAAAACCGGGGCGGAGAGGAACTGCTGGCCCTGCTGGAGCGGCTGGGAATCCGGTACGCGCTCTATGAGCACGAAGCCTTTTTCACAGTGGAGGAGGCGCAGAGCCGTGGCCTGGTGATGCCGGGACTCAATCTGAAGTGCCTTCTCATCAAGGACAAGAAGACGCTCCGGTTCTATCTGGTGGTCCTGGAGGACCACCGTCAGTTAGACGGCAGGCACTTTGCAAAAAGCACCGGCTGGCGGCGGCCCACCTTTGCCGGCGAAGAGGAGCTCTATGAGAAGTTAGGGCTGACGCCGGGCTCGGTGAGCCCGCTGGGCCTCGTGAACAACCAGGGGCACGACGTGGTCCTGGTGCTGGAGCGCGCTGTCCTGAACGCCGGCGATCAGGAGCTGCTGAACTTCCACCCCTGCCGCAACACGGCCACCATGGGCATCCGCAAGCGCGACTTTCTGCGCTTGGTGGAGGAGCTTGGGAACCCGGTGGTGTGGGAGCGGAAGGAACCACGGTGA
- a CDS encoding nucleoside recognition domain-containing protein: MAGIICLWSGVMEIMNQAGISGALSRAFRPLLRRLMPGASRDPETLEAISANVSANLLGLGNAATPLGIRAARRMARGTEGKASDELCLLVVMNTASIQLIPATIAGVRGACGSVSPFDILPAVWLASVLSVTAGLLAAKLFSRFWRA, translated from the coding sequence ATGGCGGGGATTATCTGTCTCTGGAGCGGAGTCATGGAAATCATGAACCAGGCCGGCATATCCGGCGCCCTCTCCCGGGCGTTCCGGCCGCTGCTGCGGCGGCTGATGCCCGGCGCAAGCCGGGACCCGGAAACCCTGGAGGCCATCTCCGCCAATGTCTCCGCCAACCTTCTGGGCCTGGGCAACGCCGCCACGCCCCTTGGCATCCGGGCGGCCCGCCGCATGGCCAGGGGAACCGAGGGCAAAGCCAGCGATGAATTGTGCCTGCTGGTGGTAATGAACACCGCCTCCATCCAGCTGATCCCCGCCACCATCGCCGGTGTCCGGGGCGCCTGCGGCTCCGTCTCGCCCTTTGATATTTTACCCGCCGTGTGGCTGGCCTCCGTTCTCTCGGTGACGGCGGGGCTTTTGGCCGCCAAGCTCTTCTCCCGGTTCTGGAGGGCATGA
- the argS gene encoding arginine--tRNA ligase has product MIHMIQNAKDQIAQLTMAAYRGAVEDGTLPEAEVKEAPVEIPKDTANGDYTTTFALAASKALRKKPRDIAQALLEHMDLSGSYFTSAEIAGPGFLNFRVSEGWYRGVLEAVESEREEYGSSDQLAGQKIMVEFVSANPTGPMHMGNARGGVLGDTLAAVLAKCGADVTREFYVNDAGHQIDKFAQSLEARYLQLIQGEENVPFPEDGYQGADIRELAQLYYDQNGDRLLRADAEERRNTLAQFGLSVNLPKMKSDLERYKIHYDNWFYESTLHDSGYVAETAEQLSAAGWTYEKEGALWLKTADIMRENLRKAGKSEAEIEKLDLKDDVLRRANGFYTYFAADIAYHRNKFAVRGFDRVINVWGADHHGHVARLKGALDALGLNGTEKLDIVLMQLVKLLRDGEVVRMSKRTGKAISLSDLLDEIPVDAARWFFNSKPDTQMDFDLGLAVREDSENPIYYVEYAHARICSLLRALGEEGEKVPSMADVDMGLLSGETEQALIKQLSAYCEEIRLAARDYDPSHINRYLVDLAGCFHRFYTACRIKGEEPRVLSARLKIADLTRSVLRSGLALIGVDAPEKM; this is encoded by the coding sequence ATGATTCATATGATTCAAAACGCGAAAGACCAGATTGCCCAGCTGACCATGGCGGCCTACCGGGGCGCGGTGGAGGACGGGACGCTGCCTGAGGCTGAGGTGAAGGAGGCCCCGGTGGAAATCCCCAAGGACACGGCCAACGGGGACTACACCACCACCTTTGCCCTGGCCGCGTCCAAGGCGCTGCGGAAAAAGCCCCGGGACATCGCCCAGGCGCTGCTGGAGCATATGGACCTGAGCGGCAGCTATTTTACCTCCGCGGAGATCGCGGGCCCCGGCTTCTTGAACTTCCGCGTCAGTGAAGGCTGGTACCGGGGCGTCCTTGAGGCGGTGGAGAGCGAGAGGGAGGAATACGGCTCCTCCGATCAGCTTGCGGGCCAGAAGATCATGGTGGAGTTCGTCTCCGCCAATCCCACCGGCCCCATGCACATGGGCAACGCCCGGGGAGGCGTTCTGGGCGACACGCTGGCCGCCGTGCTTGCAAAGTGCGGCGCGGACGTGACGCGGGAGTTTTATGTCAACGACGCCGGCCACCAGATCGACAAGTTTGCCCAGTCGCTGGAGGCACGCTATCTCCAGCTCATCCAGGGGGAGGAGAACGTGCCCTTCCCCGAGGACGGATACCAGGGCGCGGACATCCGGGAGCTTGCCCAGCTGTACTATGACCAGAATGGGGACAGGCTCCTCCGCGCGGACGCGGAGGAGCGGCGCAACACCCTGGCCCAGTTTGGCCTCAGCGTCAACCTGCCCAAGATGAAGTCCGACCTGGAGCGCTACAAAATCCACTACGACAACTGGTTTTACGAATCCACCCTCCACGACAGCGGCTATGTGGCTGAGACGGCGGAGCAGCTGAGCGCCGCCGGCTGGACCTATGAAAAAGAGGGCGCGCTGTGGCTGAAGACCGCTGACATCATGCGCGAAAACCTGCGCAAGGCGGGCAAAAGCGAGGCGGAGATCGAAAAGTTAGACCTGAAGGACGACGTGCTGCGCCGGGCCAACGGCTTCTACACCTACTTTGCCGCCGACATCGCCTACCACCGCAACAAGTTTGCCGTCCGGGGCTTTGACCGGGTCATCAACGTCTGGGGCGCCGACCACCACGGCCATGTGGCCCGCCTCAAGGGGGCGCTGGACGCGCTGGGGCTGAATGGAACGGAAAAACTGGACATCGTGCTGATGCAGCTTGTGAAGCTGCTGCGGGACGGCGAGGTGGTGCGCATGTCCAAGCGGACCGGAAAGGCCATCTCCCTCAGCGACCTGCTGGACGAGATCCCGGTGGACGCGGCCCGCTGGTTCTTCAACTCCAAGCCTGACACCCAGATGGACTTTGACCTGGGCCTCGCTGTGCGGGAGGACTCGGAAAACCCCATTTACTACGTGGAGTACGCCCATGCCCGCATCTGCTCACTGCTGCGGGCGCTGGGGGAGGAGGGGGAGAAAGTCCCCTCCATGGCGGACGTGGACATGGGCCTTTTGAGCGGTGAGACGGAGCAGGCGCTCATCAAACAGCTCTCCGCCTACTGCGAGGAGATCCGCCTGGCCGCCCGGGACTACGACCCCTCACACATCAACCGCTACCTGGTGGATCTGGCGGGCTGCTTCCACCGGTTCTACACGGCCTGCCGCATCAAGGGCGAGGAGCCCCGGGTGCTCTCCGCCCGGCTGAAGATAGCGGACCTGACCCGCAGCGTCCTGCGGAGCGGCCTTGCGCTGATCGGTGTGGACGCGCCGGAGAAGATGTGA
- a CDS encoding AzlC family ABC transporter permease, translating into MRKTQYQKALRTAFPVTVPVLTGFLCLGVAYGILMSTRGYGVLWTGLMSAVAFCGSMQFVAITLLTQVFDPLQALLLSIMVNARHMFYGLSMLEKYKGLGKAKFFLIYMLCDETFSIVSTVEPPEGVEPREYYLSVTLLDYGYWLAGSLLGAAVGGLLSFDTTGLDFALTALFVVLFLEQWKKRENRPSAVIGVLCTAVSLVVFGADNLVIPAMALILVSLLIGRKKLCT; encoded by the coding sequence ATGAGAAAAACCCAGTATCAAAAGGCGCTGCGCACCGCCTTTCCCGTCACCGTCCCGGTGCTGACAGGCTTCCTCTGCCTGGGGGTGGCCTACGGTATTTTGATGTCCACCCGGGGCTACGGTGTGCTGTGGACCGGCCTGATGAGCGCGGTGGCCTTTTGCGGCAGCATGCAGTTTGTGGCCATCACGCTGCTGACCCAGGTGTTCGATCCGCTCCAGGCGCTGCTTTTGAGCATCATGGTGAACGCCCGCCACATGTTCTATGGACTGAGCATGCTGGAAAAGTACAAGGGCCTGGGGAAGGCCAAGTTCTTCCTCATCTACATGCTCTGCGACGAGACCTTTTCCATCGTCTCCACGGTAGAGCCGCCGGAAGGGGTGGAGCCCAGGGAGTATTACCTCTCCGTCACGCTGCTGGACTATGGCTACTGGCTGGCCGGGTCCCTGTTAGGCGCGGCCGTGGGCGGACTGCTGTCCTTTGACACCACAGGGCTGGACTTTGCCCTGACGGCGCTCTTTGTGGTGCTCTTCTTAGAGCAGTGGAAAAAGCGGGAAAACCGGCCCTCCGCTGTCATCGGCGTGCTCTGCACCGCGGTGAGCCTGGTGGTGTTCGGCGCGGACAACCTGGTGATACCGGCCATGGCGCTGATTCTGGTTTCGCTGCTGATTGGGAGGAAAAAGCTGTGTACTTAA
- a CDS encoding spore maturation protein gives MDVSSWIVPCLLAFVALYAAGKKVDVYGALTHGAEEGLAVTVRILPALVGLLTAVAMFRASGAMECFAQACAPALRAIGIPPETTPMLLIRPVSGNGALAVGTELMQTYGPDSYIGRVAAVMLGSTETTFYTIAVYFGSAGIHKTRYAIPAALAADLTGFMAAAFAVRLFFGM, from the coding sequence ATGGACGTCTCTTCCTGGATCGTACCCTGTCTGCTGGCCTTTGTTGCCCTCTATGCCGCAGGCAAAAAAGTGGATGTCTACGGCGCGCTGACTCACGGCGCGGAGGAAGGGCTGGCCGTGACCGTCCGCATCCTGCCCGCCCTGGTGGGGCTACTCACAGCCGTGGCCATGTTCCGGGCCTCCGGCGCCATGGAGTGCTTCGCCCAGGCCTGCGCTCCGGCGCTCCGGGCCATCGGCATCCCGCCGGAGACCACGCCTATGCTCCTGATCCGCCCGGTCAGCGGCAACGGGGCCCTGGCGGTGGGTACGGAGCTGATGCAGACCTACGGCCCCGACTCCTACATCGGCCGGGTGGCCGCGGTGATGTTGGGCAGCACGGAGACCACCTTCTACACCATTGCGGTCTATTTCGGCTCCGCCGGCATTCACAAGACACGCTACGCCATCCCCGCGGCGCTGGCGGCGGACCTGACCGGCTTCATGGCCGCCGCCTTTGCCGTTCGGCTTTTCTTTGGCATGTGA
- a CDS encoding branched-chain amino acid transporter permease, translating to MYLTPVQTLVIILAVALGTQVTRWLPFLLFPENREPPAVVRDLGKLLPPAVMGLLVVYCLKGVSLRLAPHALPEGLAIAAIVALHCWKSNVLLSIAGGTAVYMLLVQVVFAG from the coding sequence GTGTACTTAACGCCTGTTCAAACGCTTGTCATCATCCTGGCCGTGGCCCTTGGAACGCAGGTGACCCGGTGGCTGCCCTTTTTGCTGTTTCCGGAGAACCGGGAGCCTCCAGCTGTGGTGCGGGACCTGGGGAAGCTGCTGCCGCCCGCGGTGATGGGGCTGCTTGTGGTCTACTGTCTGAAGGGCGTGTCCCTCCGCCTTGCGCCCCACGCTCTGCCGGAGGGACTTGCTATTGCCGCCATTGTGGCGCTCCACTGCTGGAAGAGCAATGTGCTTCTCTCCATCGCGGGGGGAACGGCAGTCTATATGCTTTTGGTGCAGGTGGTCTTTGCCGGATAG